A part of Leptospira congkakensis genomic DNA contains:
- a CDS encoding TolC family protein has product MEQRSWVSSTLILLVSVGLLAAESGDKGFTLSLQDAVKYAIENNREVMQARLELAKADSNLMKFEGKYSWRALSKAELDEKKFPFNQNNIFTGTKTQTTTYSAGLEKLFTTGTYFKLEAKSQRFDSNAFEDPNKTPAGFTALGLPPLYTDTLSVTIAQDLLKNAFGANERNMEKILENQTEIMREQMEDQVANKVVATLVDYWNYSVKESGYQTFEQLLKNTKNVRDLTIRKQGLGLSESFEVNQWNALLSQVEGQMAQAVAEKEEARRKLIRSLNLPEDTVFQKTTPLSETLPSRLDYQSDIDYAYKHRADFKALVRKKENAELSMKTAKNEALPSLKAAGTYGYQAQNTISPQNNYTDKGAGVFSYQYPVMQGSLDLSYPIMDKGVKAGIRDAEIQKRQVSLEEADLTKAVSDDVKTRIDILKASFQVMENAKRTEEESKKYYNGVLRSFQQGRFNALAVKNALDTHVQDQLSLVRAKVDYNINLHRYYVSKNALFEEYGVERSKLLPENL; this is encoded by the coding sequence ATGGAACAACGTTCATGGGTTTCAAGTACATTGATTCTCCTCGTTTCCGTAGGCCTACTGGCTGCGGAATCTGGAGATAAGGGATTTACACTTAGCTTACAAGATGCAGTCAAGTATGCCATAGAAAACAACCGCGAGGTCATGCAGGCTCGGTTAGAATTGGCAAAAGCTGACTCCAACCTTATGAAGTTTGAGGGAAAGTATTCTTGGCGTGCCCTTTCTAAAGCGGAATTGGATGAAAAAAAATTCCCTTTCAACCAAAACAACATCTTTACGGGAACAAAAACCCAAACCACCACTTATAGTGCTGGACTCGAAAAACTATTCACAACGGGAACTTACTTCAAATTAGAAGCAAAGTCACAACGTTTTGACTCGAACGCTTTTGAAGATCCAAACAAAACTCCTGCGGGATTTACCGCTCTTGGCCTTCCGCCTTTATATACAGATACCCTTTCCGTTACGATTGCACAGGATTTACTAAAAAATGCTTTTGGTGCCAACGAAAGGAATATGGAAAAAATCCTAGAAAACCAAACAGAGATCATGCGAGAGCAAATGGAAGACCAAGTTGCAAACAAAGTGGTCGCCACTCTTGTTGATTATTGGAACTATTCTGTAAAAGAATCTGGATACCAAACCTTCGAACAACTTTTAAAAAATACAAAGAATGTTCGCGACCTAACCATTCGCAAACAAGGACTCGGACTTTCTGAAAGTTTCGAAGTCAACCAGTGGAATGCCCTTCTCTCTCAAGTAGAAGGTCAGATGGCTCAGGCCGTTGCGGAAAAAGAAGAGGCACGAAGAAAACTCATTCGTTCTTTGAACCTTCCCGAAGATACTGTTTTCCAAAAAACAACTCCTCTTTCGGAAACACTTCCATCCAGATTGGATTACCAATCAGATATCGACTATGCTTACAAACATAGAGCCGATTTCAAAGCCCTTGTTCGCAAAAAAGAAAATGCTGAACTTTCCATGAAAACTGCCAAAAACGAAGCTCTTCCTTCTTTGAAAGCTGCAGGAACTTATGGATACCAAGCACAAAATACCATCAGTCCTCAAAACAATTATACTGACAAAGGTGCGGGAGTTTTTTCTTACCAATACCCTGTGATGCAAGGATCTTTAGACCTAAGTTACCCCATTATGGACAAAGGTGTGAAGGCTGGAATTCGTGATGCAGAAATCCAAAAACGCCAAGTTTCTTTGGAAGAAGCAGACCTGACAAAGGCAGTTTCTGATGATGTCAAAACAAGAATCGATATTTTAAAAGCATCTTTCCAAGTGATGGAAAATGCAAAACGCACAGAAGAAGAATCTAAAAAATATTATAACGGTGTTTTACGTTCCTTCCAACAAGGAAGATTCAATGCACTGGCAGTCAAAAATGCTTTAGACACTCATGTGCAAGACCAATTGTCACTGGTTCGTGCGAAAGTAGATTACAACATCAATTTACACAGATATTATGTTTCTAAGAATGCTTTATTTGAAGAATACGGAGTGGAAAGATCCAAACTCCTGCCTGAAAATCTTTAA
- the sucD gene encoding succinate--CoA ligase subunit alpha translates to MTVLVDANTRVVVQGITGKEGSFHATQMLEYGTKVVAGVTPGKGGQIWTSEFGKTAPVRNTIKDAMTQDGANAAIIFVPPPFAADAILEGIFAEIPLVVCITEGIPTHDMLKVYSVLRNSKTKLVGPNCPGVINPLHKVKMGIMPGFIHTPGKIGIVSRSGTLTYESVASLTAAGLGQSTCIGIGGDPVPGMNHVEAVRLLNEDPDTEGIVMIGEIGGTSEEEAAAYIKAHVKKPVVGFIAGQTAPPGKRMGHAGAIISGGMGTATSKIAAMQDAGVSICAHIGEVGDKMKAALKK, encoded by the coding sequence ATGACTGTATTAGTTGACGCAAACACAAGAGTAGTCGTTCAAGGGATCACCGGTAAGGAAGGATCCTTTCATGCGACTCAAATGTTAGAATATGGTACAAAAGTGGTTGCTGGTGTGACCCCAGGTAAAGGTGGACAAATCTGGACATCTGAATTTGGAAAAACTGCTCCTGTTCGTAACACCATTAAAGATGCAATGACCCAAGATGGTGCAAACGCAGCAATTATCTTTGTTCCACCTCCATTCGCTGCTGATGCGATTCTGGAAGGAATCTTTGCAGAAATCCCACTCGTGGTTTGTATCACAGAGGGAATCCCTACTCACGATATGCTAAAAGTATATAGCGTACTTCGTAATTCCAAAACCAAACTGGTAGGACCGAACTGCCCTGGAGTCATCAACCCATTACACAAAGTAAAAATGGGAATTATGCCAGGTTTCATCCACACTCCAGGTAAAATCGGGATTGTTTCTCGTTCTGGAACTTTGACTTACGAATCTGTAGCTTCCTTAACAGCGGCAGGCCTTGGTCAGTCCACTTGTATCGGAATCGGGGGAGACCCAGTTCCAGGGATGAACCACGTCGAAGCGGTTCGCCTCTTAAACGAAGATCCGGACACAGAAGGAATCGTAATGATTGGTGAGATTGGTGGAACTTCAGAAGAAGAAGCCGCGGCTTACATCAAAGCTCATGTCAAAAAACCAGTAGTTGGTTTCATTGCAGGACAAACAGCTCCTCCAGGAAAACGTATGGGCCATGCCGGTGCGATCATTTCCGGTGGAATGGGAACTGCCACTTCTAAAATTGCGGCAATGCAAGACGCTGGTGTCAGCATTTGTGCGCATATTGGTGAAGTTGGTGATAAAATGAAAGCTGCCCTTAAAAAATAA
- the sucC gene encoding ADP-forming succinate--CoA ligase subunit beta produces the protein MKVHEYQAKEILRRHNANVPFGKVIDTVGDFEKAYNEVVQKSPVVVVKAQIHAGGRGKGGGVKVAKTKEDAKAAAERILGMQLITPQTGEEGKKVLKIYLEQGLEIAKEYYLSILLDRAFRKTIIMASTEGGMEIEEVAETHPEKIIKIQIDPGIGVQGSQVRELAFALGIPAEAQKSFTALVNAVYNAYIKEDAALLEINPLILTKQNEIIAGDCKMDLDENALYRHPENEALRDISEEDPYEVKAKEYNLNYVKLDGNIGCMVNGAGLAMATMDIVKLAGAEPANFLDVGGGANPTTVENGFRLILSDPNVKGIFVNVFGGIVRCDRVALGIIEATKKVNVSVPVVVRLKGTNAEEGKKILNESGMNIVGVEGLRDAADKIVSLIKK, from the coding sequence ATGAAAGTCCACGAATACCAGGCCAAAGAAATCCTACGTAGACACAATGCCAACGTTCCGTTCGGAAAGGTCATCGACACAGTCGGTGATTTCGAAAAGGCATATAACGAAGTTGTCCAAAAATCACCAGTAGTTGTGGTGAAAGCCCAAATCCACGCAGGTGGACGAGGAAAAGGTGGCGGGGTTAAAGTCGCCAAAACCAAAGAGGACGCAAAAGCAGCTGCAGAGAGAATTCTCGGAATGCAACTCATCACCCCTCAAACAGGCGAAGAAGGAAAAAAAGTTCTCAAAATTTATTTGGAACAAGGTCTTGAAATCGCAAAGGAATACTACCTCTCCATCCTACTCGACAGAGCATTCCGCAAAACCATCATTATGGCTTCTACCGAAGGTGGAATGGAAATCGAAGAAGTTGCAGAAACTCACCCAGAAAAAATCATCAAAATCCAAATTGATCCAGGTATCGGAGTCCAAGGTTCTCAAGTGCGTGAACTCGCATTTGCTTTAGGAATCCCGGCCGAAGCACAAAAGTCTTTTACAGCTCTTGTGAACGCAGTGTACAATGCTTACATCAAAGAAGATGCGGCACTACTTGAAATCAACCCCCTCATCCTCACAAAACAAAACGAAATCATTGCAGGTGACTGCAAGATGGATTTGGATGAAAACGCTCTTTACCGCCATCCAGAAAACGAAGCTCTTCGTGATATTTCTGAAGAAGATCCGTATGAAGTAAAAGCAAAAGAATACAACCTCAACTACGTTAAGTTAGATGGAAACATCGGTTGTATGGTAAATGGTGCCGGTCTTGCGATGGCAACTATGGACATCGTTAAGTTAGCTGGTGCAGAACCTGCAAACTTTTTGGACGTCGGAGGTGGAGCAAACCCTACTACAGTAGAAAACGGTTTTAGACTCATCCTCTCTGATCCAAACGTAAAAGGTATCTTTGTAAACGTATTCGGTGGAATCGTTCGTTGTGACCGAGTGGCTCTTGGAATTATCGAAGCTACGAAAAAGGTAAACGTATCAGTTCCAGTAGTGGTTCGATTGAAAGGAACCAACGCGGAAGAAGGAAAAAAAATCCTGAACGAATCCGGTATGAACATTGTGGGAGTGGAAGGACTCCGTGACGCGGCAGACAAAATCGTCTCCCTAATCAAAAAATAG
- a CDS encoding fibronectin type III domain-containing protein, whose protein sequence is MKKIINLLIVSQLMISCIALLDFSKEADKKLETLGLVVGSATSVGSATAGPAGTLIKSSDGNFEVLIPPGAMDEEKTFSIKKYTVTPTSLPNGFIPTTDAYEVTPSYRFKKDVVISLTQDVEKIEALNLVKNKSQGFIYSTTADASNAGRVSGGWDGTLTSASTDKIQFQSRTFSVFGGGTPPPGNNAPNIVGAFYDFKPGSSYLPFRVRAQVIEPDGDTMSVYLITGPSGQGTVAIRMTPEPGNWFSALIPYEAMVQAGIQIQVLAVDVYGNNTTRPTSNIFIYPASSGDPTFVSNYDTDRDNDGYLDAWEIDNGFNPNSASSPNAASFPDTDLDGIPNVADHTPNGEFNPLIDSLTVIPNQARMYLDEKITFSILASYLGSPRYVRSTFVTTGNGLSGTPVGEFSSSVFQAIAPGIAGVQVTVGSFQATSTVTVIDTVPPNNITTLTATAMSTTRVRLRWQAPGNDGSFGKVSAYEIRRATTNIDTDAKCSAASTIFHTLTPKNAGSVEIWDANGHAPHTTYFYCIRAYDHNGNRNEWASSNVSATTYAVSDTVRPADVTTLTATAMTNETIQLAWTAVGDDGNTGNASSYEIRRSASVINTDADCDNSHEVTNSISGVTVGTNVNFLVTQLSADTKYYFCVRGYDEVGNKGRWNGVVSATTMLGNLPPIVNAGPDQLNAMATTPVLLNGSQSYDPDSGVCSANPASYIYHWTFISKPPTSNLTNAQITNGNQLNASFIPDVAGMYTLELSFTDSSSTCYGGPRMGTDFVQIMVYEADLIAPAQVSSFLGTGISQDQIQLTWLNVGDDGMTGNINHYEIGISISPITNDAECQNAPWKHSPNISNFVPNAQVATVVGGLFQNTTYNVCIVGLDEVGNRGQANVGLTVTTLAGTSGWGAWTAWSDCSANCGLGTRSRSRICLDPVAGCGGTGVETISCQVRGCYVNRGFYDVAANGISAYVSCPAGYTRGPNMTTYHNPGYHTVRVWGDYWGEGWACGAIYRGTFLNQNPTYYEVINGPNTAAFYFSHANPPPPPNYCVTTELTHNRQVGIYCSEDPH, encoded by the coding sequence GTGAAAAAAATTATAAACCTTCTAATCGTGAGCCAACTCATGATCTCTTGTATCGCTCTTTTGGATTTTTCCAAAGAAGCTGATAAAAAACTAGAAACATTAGGACTTGTTGTTGGTTCAGCAACGAGCGTGGGGAGTGCCACTGCAGGACCCGCAGGAACATTGATCAAATCATCAGATGGAAATTTTGAAGTTTTGATTCCTCCAGGAGCAATGGACGAGGAAAAAACTTTTTCCATCAAAAAATACACTGTTACTCCAACCAGTTTGCCCAATGGATTCATTCCCACAACCGATGCGTATGAAGTGACTCCTTCCTACCGATTTAAAAAAGATGTTGTGATCTCACTTACACAAGACGTTGAAAAAATTGAAGCTCTCAACCTAGTAAAAAACAAATCACAAGGTTTTATTTATTCCACAACTGCTGATGCTAGCAACGCAGGGAGAGTGAGTGGAGGCTGGGATGGAACTCTAACATCCGCGAGTACCGACAAAATCCAATTCCAATCTAGAACATTTTCTGTCTTTGGAGGAGGAACTCCGCCACCAGGAAATAATGCCCCCAATATCGTAGGAGCCTTTTACGATTTTAAACCTGGATCCTCGTATTTACCTTTCCGTGTGCGAGCACAAGTGATCGAACCTGATGGAGATACGATGTCAGTATATCTCATCACAGGACCATCTGGACAAGGCACTGTCGCTATCCGAATGACCCCAGAACCGGGCAATTGGTTTTCCGCACTCATCCCTTATGAAGCAATGGTCCAAGCAGGAATTCAAATCCAAGTTTTAGCTGTAGATGTGTATGGAAATAACACGACTAGGCCAACCTCAAATATATTTATCTATCCTGCAAGTTCTGGAGACCCTACCTTCGTCAGCAATTACGATACCGATAGAGATAACGACGGTTACTTGGATGCTTGGGAGATTGACAATGGATTCAATCCAAACAGTGCGTCTTCTCCGAATGCAGCCTCTTTTCCTGATACGGATTTAGATGGAATTCCAAATGTTGCCGACCATACACCAAACGGTGAATTCAATCCATTGATTGATTCCCTGACTGTCATTCCTAACCAAGCAAGGATGTATCTAGATGAAAAAATTACATTCTCTATTTTAGCATCTTATCTTGGCTCCCCAAGGTATGTAAGATCGACCTTTGTCACAACGGGGAACGGACTCAGTGGAACACCAGTCGGTGAATTTTCTTCCTCTGTATTCCAAGCCATTGCCCCTGGGATCGCAGGAGTTCAAGTAACCGTTGGTTCTTTCCAAGCAACCTCCACGGTGACTGTCATTGACACAGTTCCACCTAACAATATTACAACTCTGACGGCAACGGCAATGTCAACAACGAGAGTTCGTTTGCGATGGCAAGCTCCAGGGAACGATGGTTCATTTGGAAAAGTGAGTGCTTACGAAATTCGTCGAGCCACTACCAATATCGACACGGACGCAAAATGTTCTGCAGCAAGTACAATCTTCCATACCTTAACTCCAAAGAACGCAGGTTCGGTGGAAATATGGGATGCAAACGGCCATGCACCACACACTACCTACTTTTATTGTATTCGTGCCTATGATCATAATGGAAATCGCAATGAATGGGCTTCCTCTAACGTATCTGCCACTACCTATGCTGTGAGCGACACGGTGAGACCAGCCGATGTAACCACTCTCACCGCAACGGCAATGACAAATGAAACCATCCAACTCGCATGGACAGCCGTTGGTGATGATGGAAACACCGGAAATGCATCTTCTTACGAAATTAGAAGATCAGCAAGTGTGATCAATACGGACGCAGATTGTGACAATAGCCACGAAGTGACAAACTCCATTAGTGGGGTCACAGTAGGAACCAATGTCAACTTTCTAGTAACACAACTCAGTGCCGATACAAAATACTACTTTTGTGTGAGAGGCTATGATGAAGTTGGAAACAAAGGTCGATGGAATGGGGTTGTTTCTGCAACGACAATGCTCGGTAACTTACCACCGATTGTTAATGCAGGCCCAGACCAATTGAATGCAATGGCAACAACACCAGTCCTACTCAATGGTTCGCAATCCTATGACCCGGACTCCGGTGTTTGTTCCGCAAACCCTGCAAGTTATATTTATCATTGGACCTTCATCTCGAAACCACCGACTTCTAATTTAACCAATGCACAAATTACGAATGGAAACCAATTGAATGCTTCCTTTATTCCAGATGTAGCAGGAATGTATACACTTGAATTGAGTTTCACTGACTCCAGTTCCACTTGTTATGGTGGACCTAGAATGGGGACAGACTTTGTTCAAATTATGGTATATGAAGCTGATCTCATAGCTCCGGCCCAAGTCAGTTCCTTTCTTGGTACAGGAATTTCACAAGACCAGATCCAATTGACTTGGTTGAATGTTGGGGATGATGGAATGACAGGAAATATCAACCATTATGAAATTGGTATTTCCATAAGCCCAATCACAAATGATGCAGAATGCCAAAATGCACCTTGGAAACATTCACCTAACATTAGCAACTTTGTTCCCAATGCACAAGTGGCAACTGTCGTTGGTGGTCTATTTCAAAACACAACCTACAATGTTTGTATCGTTGGGTTGGATGAAGTGGGAAACCGTGGACAAGCGAATGTCGGACTCACAGTGACAACCCTTGCAGGAACCTCTGGATGGGGAGCTTGGACGGCATGGAGTGATTGTAGTGCAAATTGTGGTCTTGGCACACGATCAAGATCTCGAATTTGCCTCGATCCAGTAGCGGGATGCGGCGGCACCGGTGTAGAAACCATTTCCTGCCAAGTAAGAGGTTGCTATGTAAATCGTGGCTTTTACGACGTTGCGGCGAATGGAATCAGTGCTTACGTAAGTTGTCCAGCTGGCTATACTCGGGGCCCGAATATGACCACATATCATAATCCCGGATATCATACTGTACGTGTTTGGGGAGATTATTGGGGAGAAGGTTGGGCTTGCGGAGCTATCTATCGAGGAACTTTCCTTAACCAGAATCCAACATATTACGAAGTTATCAATGGCCCGAATACTGCGGCCTTTTATTTTTCTCACGCAAATCCACCACCGCCACCAAATTATTGTGTGACAACCGAATTGACTCACAATCGACAAGTCGGAATCTATTGCTCGGAAGATCCGCATTAA
- a CDS encoding DUF1566 domain-containing protein translates to MLSRTKRTICTFLVPFLSFFCQKSNFNNLCDPKSDDYLESLFLRYVNFDETAHCGVALKVEPPTFLICPPLIPRVNGTFFTEGFVSDGNRLSFSATPPLPEGISFSPFSNSLQGSYSGWKANRESYTITASNPKGSASCTYQPAWMGKLPLKTNLTTCYDAANNPAICSSVSGQDGNLQKGISQSFIGPTLVAGVEITTDLNTGLVWTSCQRGKNSIGCTPTGLTDFQFMAARTECASLNAGSGFAGRTDWRVPEIDEYVSTFDYSLANPSINQTYFPATDSYNYKTNTEITPGTAAFYPTFIESSIGTGSFSDNHRLRCVSNGTPPKNKRLQNNNDGTILDLDTSLVWQRCTAGLTNLTTCTGGAELTTNWSGAISYCQSLNLAGRTWRLPNANELRSLLDFYLTYGNPGVDPIYFPNTNVSLGPPSVHYWTSTTRLADPSEAFIVFFGYSSGGPIAKSNNADNRIRCVSDF, encoded by the coding sequence ATGTTATCAAGAACCAAAAGAACAATCTGTACTTTTCTGGTTCCTTTTCTCTCTTTTTTTTGCCAAAAATCAAATTTCAACAACCTCTGTGATCCCAAGTCAGATGATTACCTCGAAAGTTTGTTCCTAAGGTATGTTAACTTCGATGAGACAGCTCATTGTGGAGTTGCTTTGAAAGTAGAACCGCCCACATTTTTAATTTGTCCCCCACTCATCCCTAGAGTGAACGGAACTTTCTTTACGGAAGGATTTGTCTCTGATGGAAATCGTTTGAGTTTTTCTGCAACACCCCCACTTCCAGAAGGAATTTCTTTTTCTCCTTTCTCCAATTCTCTCCAAGGAAGTTATTCCGGCTGGAAAGCAAATCGAGAATCCTATACCATTACCGCCAGTAACCCGAAAGGGAGTGCCAGTTGTACTTACCAACCAGCGTGGATGGGTAAACTACCCTTAAAAACCAATCTCACAACTTGTTACGATGCGGCCAACAACCCAGCCATCTGCTCAAGTGTATCCGGCCAAGATGGCAACCTTCAAAAAGGGATTTCTCAAAGTTTTATCGGCCCAACTCTTGTCGCAGGTGTAGAAATCACAACCGATCTCAATACGGGCTTAGTATGGACCAGTTGCCAAAGGGGAAAAAATTCCATTGGCTGTACACCAACCGGGCTAACAGACTTTCAATTTATGGCCGCTCGAACTGAATGCGCCAGTCTCAATGCAGGATCTGGATTTGCCGGTCGCACTGACTGGCGGGTTCCGGAAATCGATGAGTACGTAAGTACCTTTGATTATTCACTAGCAAATCCTTCCATCAACCAAACCTATTTTCCAGCAACCGATAGTTATAATTATAAAACAAATACAGAAATTACCCCAGGAACTGCTGCATTCTATCCCACTTTTATTGAATCTAGTATTGGAACTGGAAGTTTTTCTGACAATCACCGTTTGCGTTGTGTTTCCAACGGGACTCCTCCCAAGAACAAACGACTCCAAAACAATAACGATGGAACCATTCTTGACCTAGATACTTCTCTCGTTTGGCAAAGATGTACCGCTGGCCTAACGAACCTTACCACTTGCACTGGCGGAGCAGAACTCACCACCAATTGGTCTGGGGCCATCAGCTATTGTCAAAGTTTAAACCTGGCAGGAAGAACCTGGAGACTTCCTAATGCCAATGAACTAAGAAGTTTACTCGATTTCTATCTTACTTATGGGAATCCTGGAGTTGACCCTATTTACTTTCCGAATACTAATGTTTCCCTCGGCCCCCCTAGTGTTCATTACTGGACATCAACGACTCGGCTAGCAGATCCTTCAGAAGCTTTTATCGTTTTTTTTGGTTATTCCAGTGGTGGTCCCATTGCAAAATCAAACAATGCGGACAATCGTATCCGTTGTGTTTCCGATTTTTAA